In the genome of Kitasatospora cathayae, one region contains:
- a CDS encoding M28 family metallopeptidase: MKPRTGNRTGAALTVATLVTPLLLVGTGAGSANADPDPARRGAKLAERLVAASSADDAHDALAALQRIADRNGGTRAAGSKGHDESARYVYEQARRAGLRVSRQEFEYTFFEARAQRLDVVSPRAESVPVIAMTYSVSGPEAGLTAELGVAPVGATTGCTPADYPTGSVTGRIALIRRGGCGFAEKQAAAASAGALGALIYNNTDGELSGTLGEPTAGKVPTGGIGKAAGEALAAKAAAGPVRLTLDIRTVMEPRRTWNVIAETRGGDPDNTVMIGAHLDSVPAGPGVNDNGSGSAGILEVARNLSVRPVRNKVRFAWWSAEEFGLKGSEAYVKSLSEADRKKIRLYLNFDMIASPNYAQFVYNGSGSAGGAAGPEGSAQIERDLAGYLDGRGLPHDPSAFNGRSDYGPFIDAGIPAGGTDTGAEVIKSPEQQARYGGTAGTAFDACYHKACDDLDNIDMAAFDVNIDVIAHAVGTYAWDLSSLRQPVPAQRPAGQAAAGAGASTPGGTGTGGADAHEAAA; the protein is encoded by the coding sequence TTGAAGCCGCGCACCGGGAACCGAACAGGCGCCGCGCTCACCGTCGCCACGCTCGTCACGCCGCTGCTGCTGGTCGGCACCGGCGCCGGCAGCGCGAACGCCGACCCGGACCCGGCACGCCGGGGCGCCAAGCTGGCCGAGCGGCTGGTCGCGGCCAGCAGCGCCGACGACGCGCACGACGCCCTGGCGGCGCTGCAACGGATCGCCGACCGCAACGGCGGTACCAGAGCGGCCGGTTCGAAGGGGCACGACGAATCGGCGCGCTACGTCTACGAGCAGGCGCGGCGGGCCGGACTCAGGGTGTCCCGGCAGGAGTTCGAGTACACCTTCTTCGAGGCCCGCGCCCAGCGGCTGGACGTGGTGTCACCGCGGGCCGAGTCGGTGCCGGTGATCGCCATGACGTACTCGGTGAGCGGCCCGGAGGCCGGCCTGACCGCCGAGTTGGGCGTCGCCCCGGTCGGTGCCACCACCGGCTGCACGCCCGCCGACTACCCGACCGGCTCGGTCACCGGCCGGATCGCGCTGATCCGGCGCGGCGGGTGCGGCTTCGCCGAGAAGCAGGCGGCCGCCGCTTCGGCCGGTGCGCTCGGGGCGCTGATCTACAACAACACCGACGGCGAGCTCAGCGGGACCCTCGGCGAGCCCACGGCCGGGAAGGTCCCGACCGGTGGGATCGGCAAGGCGGCCGGTGAGGCGCTGGCGGCGAAGGCCGCCGCCGGGCCGGTGCGGCTGACCCTGGACATCCGGACTGTCATGGAGCCCCGCAGGACCTGGAACGTCATCGCCGAGACCCGCGGCGGGGACCCGGACAACACCGTGATGATCGGCGCGCACCTGGACTCCGTGCCCGCCGGGCCCGGTGTCAACGACAACGGCTCCGGCTCGGCCGGCATCCTCGAGGTCGCCCGGAACCTCAGCGTCCGCCCGGTGAGGAACAAGGTCAGGTTCGCCTGGTGGTCCGCCGAGGAGTTCGGCCTCAAGGGCTCCGAGGCGTACGTGAAGTCGCTCTCCGAGGCGGACCGGAAGAAGATCCGGCTCTACCTCAACTTCGACATGATCGCATCCCCCAACTACGCGCAGTTCGTCTACAACGGCTCCGGCAGCGCGGGCGGCGCAGCCGGCCCCGAGGGTTCGGCCCAGATCGAGCGGGACCTCGCCGGGTACCTGGACGGCCGCGGCCTGCCGCACGACCCGTCCGCCTTCAACGGCCGCTCCGACTACGGTCCGTTCATCGACGCGGGCATCCCGGCCGGCGGCACCGACACCGGCGCCGAGGTCATCAAGTCCCCCGAGCAGCAGGCCCGTTACGGCGGCACGGCGGGCACCGCCTTCGACGCCTGCTACCACAAGGCCTGTGACGACCTGGACAACATCGACATGGCGGCCTTCGACGTCAACATCGACGTGATCGCCCACGCCGTCGGCACCTACGCCTGGGACCTGTCCTCGCTGCGGCAGCCCGTACCGGCCCAGCGCCCCGCCGGTCAGGCGGCGGCCGGCGCAGGTGCGAGCACCCCCGGCGGCACCGGGACGGGCGGAGCCGACGCCCACGAGGCGGCGGCCTGA